One segment of Panicum virgatum strain AP13 chromosome 3K, P.virgatum_v5, whole genome shotgun sequence DNA contains the following:
- the LOC120699470 gene encoding UPF0481 protein At3g47200-like: MAPHPSSYTVVSCGGPLGKQQTHQQQRRARPPDEMAACRRDRSSFEESAWVAEVEAVVADGGALEEEAARWRRHCIYRVPARIKDLNPKAYRPQVVSLGPFHHGEPQLRPMDAHKRRALVHFLRRASRPLAEFAAAVAGGDGEYERLEGAYAGLGDEWRGAAGEERFVALMVTDGCFLLEVMRAASGWEVNDYAADDPVFSPHGLLHTVPYIRRDMLMIENQLPLLVLDRLLAVETGKDGNEELINRMVLLFLSPTAWPLTTGVGLALHPLDVLRRNLLYGPLPAPRAPDSSSPAAAPDDAIRSAEELYEAGVRFKRSATGSLLDIRFHRGTLYLPPIAVDDTTEYMLLNLMALEQLHAGAGDGVTAYVFFMDNMVGTARDAALLTARRVVHSAVGGDRAVARLFNGLSRDAVLEPRSALDGVHREVNTYCRKRWNRWRANLVHTYFRSPWSFLSLAAAVFLLAMTILQTVYTVLPYYSDNN; encoded by the exons ATGGCACCTCATCCTTCTTCATATACCGTTGTCAGCTGTGGAGGTCCTCTGGGGAAGCAGCAGACTCATCAGCAGCAGCGGAGAGCGAGGCCGCCGGACGAAATGGCGGCCTGCCGGCGTGACCGCAGCAGCTTCGAGGAGAGCGCGTgggtggcggaggtggaggccgtggtggcggacggcggcgcattggaggaggaggcggcgcggtggcggcggcactgcATCTACCGCGTGCCGGCGCGCATCAAGGACCTGAACCCGAAGGCGTACCGGCCGCAGGTGGTGTCCCTCGGCCCGTTCCACCACGGCGAGCCGCAGCTGCGCCCCATGGACGCGCACAAGCGCCGCGCCCTGGTCCACTTCCTCCGCCGCGCGAGCCGGCCGCTGGCGGAGttcgcggccgcggtcgccggcggGGACGGGGAGTACGAGCGGCTGGAGGGCGCGTACGCGGGGCTCGGCGACGAgtggcgcggcgccgccggcgaggagcggtTCGTGGCGCTCATGGTCACCGACGGGTGCTTCCTCCTGGAGGTGATGCGCGCGGCGTCCGGCTGGGAGGTGAACGACTACGCCGCCGACGACCCCGTCTTCAGCCCCCACGGCCTGCTCCACACCGTGCCCTACATCCGCCGCGACATGCTCATGATCGAGAACCAGCTGCCGCTCCTCGTCCtcgaccgcctcctcgccgtcgaGACCGGCAAGGATGGG AACGAGGAGCTGATCAACCGGATGGTGCTGCTGTTCCTGTCGCCGACGGCGTGGCCGCTGACAACCGGCGTCGGGCTGGCGCTGCACCCGCTGGACGTCCTCCGCCGGAACCTCCTCTACGGCCCGCTccctgccccgcgcgcgccggactcctcctcgccggcggcggcgcccgacgacGCCATCCGGTCGGCGGAGGAGCTGTACGAGGCCGGGGTCCGGTTCAAGCGCAGCGCCACGGGCAGCCTCCTGGACATCCGGTTCCACCGGGGCACGCTCTACCTCCCGCCCATCGCCGTCGACGACACCACCGAGTACATGCTGCTGAACCTGATGGCGCTCGAGCAGCtgcacgccggcgccggggacggCGTGACGGCGTACgtcttcttcatggacaacatGGTGGGCACGGCGCGGGACGCGGCGCTGCTGACGGCGCGGCGGGTGGTGCACAGCGCGGTGGGCGGCGACAGGGCCGTGGCGCGGCTGTTCAACGGGCTGTCCAGGGACGCGGTGCTGGAGCCGCGGAGCGCGCTGGACGGCGTGCACCGGGAGGTGAACACCTACTGCCGGAAGCGCTGGAACCGGTGGCGCGCCAACCTCGTGCACACCTACTTCCGGAGCCCGTGGTCGttcctctccctcgccgccgccgtcttcctCCTCGCCATGACCATCCTGCAGACCGTCTACACCGTCCTGCCCTACTACAGCGACAacaactag